In Gammaproteobacteria bacterium, a single genomic region encodes these proteins:
- a CDS encoding MipA/OmpV family protein, producing the protein MQLFNVSIPCGAPWGTRIFPLLRFQRSLAALAFVAVAGWCAVGAETAAAQDRGRGGPEGNWALDLGFGGAYAPDYEGSDDYDPLPLPVLSLRYRDWIGISPDDGLNVTLVDLDRFTASVNVGYDFGRENDEDSAGGSLGGIDNDALIGLDKVDEAVTVGGSVAAYVGFAEAYVSLNQALDGPEGLLIDFGLQTPFPLTADETLFMTLGLSATWASDDYMEAYFGVSDAEVTARNMVRRTRQSLVEYERYEAEAGIKSYGVNASLQWQFRPKWSVEFIAEYSLMAGDAADSPLVELEGDDNQFIVGLAVARRFTW; encoded by the coding sequence ATGCAATTATTCAATGTAAGCATCCCTTGTGGGGCACCTTGGGGAACAAGGATCTTCCCCCTGCTTCGATTCCAGCGCTCCCTTGCCGCACTGGCATTCGTTGCCGTTGCCGGGTGGTGCGCGGTCGGCGCGGAGACGGCGGCGGCGCAGGACCGGGGGCGCGGCGGGCCAGAGGGCAACTGGGCACTGGATCTCGGATTCGGCGGCGCCTACGCCCCGGACTACGAGGGTTCGGACGATTACGATCCCCTGCCGTTGCCCGTGCTGTCGCTCCGCTACCGCGACTGGATCGGAATCTCTCCCGACGATGGACTGAACGTGACCCTGGTGGACTTGGATCGGTTCACGGCGAGCGTTAACGTAGGCTACGACTTCGGGCGCGAGAACGATGAAGACTCCGCCGGAGGCTCGCTCGGCGGCATTGACAACGATGCGCTGATCGGCCTCGACAAGGTGGACGAGGCGGTCACGGTGGGCGGCTCGGTAGCGGCTTACGTAGGCTTCGCCGAAGCCTACGTCTCCCTGAACCAGGCGCTGGACGGCCCCGAGGGCCTCCTGATCGACTTCGGTTTGCAGACGCCCTTCCCACTCACCGCGGACGAGACCCTGTTCATGACGCTGGGCCTGTCCGCGACGTGGGCCTCGGACGATTACATGGAAGCCTACTTCGGCGTCAGCGATGCAGAGGTGACGGCGCGAAATATGGTACGGCGGACACGGCAGAGCCTCGTGGAGTACGAACGCTACGAGGCCGAGGCGGGCATCAAGAGTTACGGCGTGAATGCATCCCTGCAGTGGCAGTTCCGGCCCAAGTGGAGTGTGGAATTCATCGCCGAGTACAGCCTCATGGCCGGCGACGCGGCGGACAGCCCGCTGGTGGAGTTGGAGGGCGACGACAACCAGTTCATCGTCGGCTTGGCTGTGGCGCGCCGCTTCACCTGGTGA